In Luteitalea sp. TBR-22, one genomic interval encodes:
- a CDS encoding SDR family NAD(P)-dependent oxidoreductase, protein MKIAGTIAVVTGGASGIGKAFAQRLLARGATVWILDRDQAALAQAVAELQPDGDLRHIRCDVGDEAAVVQAVREIDEQSGGVDILVNNAAVLRDQALVSRLGRHIRQHSTADWHETLHSNLTSVFLMSRQVGESMLRRRRGGLIVNISSISRLGNAGQTAYAASKAAVAAMTVTWSQELAPYGIRVVGIAPGFVETPMTRAIPPLFLEQLRERTPQKRFGTLEEFKETLEFVIVNDYLNGKILEVDGGLRF, encoded by the coding sequence GTGAAGATTGCCGGGACGATCGCGGTCGTCACGGGCGGCGCGTCGGGCATCGGCAAGGCCTTCGCGCAGCGCCTGCTCGCGAGGGGCGCCACCGTGTGGATCCTCGATCGCGACCAGGCGGCGCTGGCGCAGGCCGTTGCCGAACTGCAGCCCGACGGCGACCTGCGGCACATCCGCTGTGACGTGGGCGACGAGGCGGCCGTCGTGCAGGCAGTGCGCGAGATCGACGAGCAATCCGGCGGCGTGGACATCCTGGTCAACAACGCGGCCGTGCTCCGCGATCAGGCGCTGGTGTCGCGCCTGGGGCGGCACATACGACAGCACTCGACCGCCGACTGGCACGAGACGCTGCACAGCAACCTCACGAGCGTGTTCCTCATGAGCCGGCAGGTCGGCGAGAGCATGTTGCGCCGCCGGCGCGGGGGACTCATCGTGAACATCTCGTCGATCTCGCGCCTCGGTAACGCGGGGCAGACGGCCTACGCGGCCAGCAAGGCGGCCGTCGCAGCCATGACCGTCACCTGGTCGCAGGAACTGGCTCCCTACGGCATCCGGGTCGTGGGCATCGCGCCGGGGTTCGTGGAGACGCCGATGACCCGCGCCATCCCCCCGCTGTTCCTCGAGCAGTTGCGGGAGCGCACGCCGCAGAAGCGGTTCGGCACGCTGGAGGAGTTCAAGGAGACGCTCGAGTTCGTGATCGTCAACGATTACCTGAACGGCAAGATCCTCGAGGTCGATGGTGGACTCCGTTTCTGA
- a CDS encoding acyl-CoA reductase has translation MSVVQQGAAAQIREWTQALGPSRASSADRREALNQLSDDLLVNRAGIPPALAAAGVAFLATFLRHSSIEAALARELPSAEALDRFVPVGGRKSIRILPRGTVAQWIAGNVPLLAMFSWALASVTGNRSILRLSTRQDDFVTPLLARLAALSEAGAEMARETLVVSFEREDLEAHVAMSRAADVRVAWGGLEAVEAIRDLPARWETETIVLGPRVSLAVVDPREVTDRLLTRLAIDVIYFDQLACSSPQWLFVRGTRAEAEHFTERLAVEFDKQTRAIPRHVLDYGETYRIHLDRTRVLLDGGTLFRDEQTRWTVSVVDRPQDLVTCANRFLQVMPFDDFAQVHALIPENVQTAVTLLGPEDTETFTEGAARRGVCRFPRPGEGSHFETPWDGIPLVSRLTRWVLRTDAHARGEQ, from the coding sequence ATGAGCGTCGTGCAGCAGGGCGCCGCGGCGCAGATCCGTGAATGGACGCAGGCGCTCGGTCCCAGTCGAGCGAGCAGTGCCGATCGGCGCGAGGCGCTGAACCAGCTGTCGGACGATCTGCTCGTGAACCGGGCAGGCATCCCGCCGGCGCTGGCCGCGGCAGGCGTCGCGTTCCTTGCCACGTTCCTCCGCCACTCGTCCATCGAGGCGGCGCTGGCCCGTGAGTTGCCCTCGGCCGAGGCCCTCGACCGGTTCGTGCCGGTGGGCGGGCGCAAGAGCATCCGGATTCTTCCGCGCGGTACCGTCGCGCAGTGGATTGCGGGCAACGTGCCGCTGCTGGCGATGTTCTCGTGGGCCCTGGCGTCGGTGACCGGCAACCGCAGCATCCTCCGCCTGAGTACGCGGCAGGACGACTTCGTCACCCCGTTGCTGGCCAGGCTCGCCGCCCTGTCGGAGGCCGGCGCCGAGATGGCGCGCGAGACGCTGGTGGTGAGCTTCGAGCGCGAGGACCTCGAGGCGCACGTCGCCATGAGCCGCGCCGCCGACGTGCGCGTGGCGTGGGGCGGCCTCGAGGCGGTCGAGGCCATCCGCGATCTGCCGGCCCGCTGGGAGACGGAGACCATCGTCCTGGGCCCTCGCGTCAGCCTGGCGGTGGTCGATCCGCGGGAGGTCACCGATCGATTGCTGACACGCCTGGCGATCGACGTCATCTACTTCGATCAGCTGGCGTGCTCGTCGCCCCAATGGCTGTTCGTGAGGGGCACGAGGGCCGAGGCGGAGCACTTCACCGAGCGGCTCGCCGTCGAGTTCGACAAGCAGACCCGGGCCATCCCGAGACACGTGCTCGATTACGGCGAGACCTACCGCATCCACCTGGATCGCACGCGGGTCCTGCTCGACGGCGGCACGCTGTTCCGCGACGAGCAGACGCGTTGGACCGTGTCGGTCGTCGATCGACCGCAGGACCTGGTCACGTGCGCGAACCGGTTCCTGCAGGTGATGCCGTTCGACGACTTCGCGCAGGTCCACGCGCTCATCCCGGAGAACGTGCAGACGGCCGTCACGCTGCTCGGCCCCGAGGACACCGAGACGTTCACCGAGGGCGCCGCGCGGCGCGGCGTCTGTCGCTTCCCCCGCCCTGGCGAGGGAAGCCATTTCGAAACGCCGTGGGATGGCATCCCGCTGGTATCGCGACTCACGCGCTGGGTGCTGCGCACCGACGCGCACGCAAGAGGAGAGCAATGA
- a CDS encoding GNAT family N-acetyltransferase — protein MDSVSEPTATPRPRGLIGYAPELIDEIVALQYEMFPQREWGLIEPRWRWMFEESARRVGVAPMVWVYRASSGVVAHHGAIAVRCKVGDQTLTTGWFVETMVHEKYRGRAVGPMLVKKALEDVPFNLSLGQTTQMREMQFALGWVEVAPLPLAALAVRGARVLTGKGHPATRPLASLVLDARRRLGMLRGGTLRGVDVVRDGAFGAEHDALWERVAAAVPVAVVRDASFLTWKYRSQPGQRSVTFDVRQGARLLGTVAYVVREPDSAYRYRRAVVTDILVPPSEPASVRACVRALHDVAREDGVDLVSVGLRQPVIEAELRRQGYLTRPPQRVFLVAGPEGHPVRQWLDAPDAWFLSTSDSDIDRPW, from the coding sequence GTGGACTCCGTTTCTGAGCCCACTGCGACCCCGCGCCCGCGCGGGCTGATCGGCTACGCGCCGGAGCTGATCGACGAGATTGTCGCGCTGCAATACGAGATGTTCCCGCAGCGCGAGTGGGGCCTCATCGAGCCCCGCTGGCGATGGATGTTCGAGGAGTCGGCGCGGCGCGTCGGCGTTGCGCCGATGGTGTGGGTGTACCGCGCGTCCAGCGGGGTCGTCGCGCACCACGGCGCGATCGCGGTCCGGTGCAAGGTCGGTGACCAGACGCTCACCACCGGCTGGTTCGTCGAGACGATGGTGCACGAGAAGTACCGGGGCCGCGCCGTGGGGCCGATGCTGGTGAAGAAGGCGCTCGAGGACGTGCCCTTCAATCTGTCGCTGGGACAGACGACGCAGATGCGCGAGATGCAGTTCGCCCTCGGCTGGGTCGAGGTCGCGCCGCTCCCGCTGGCCGCGCTCGCCGTACGCGGAGCGAGGGTCCTGACGGGCAAGGGCCACCCGGCCACGCGTCCGCTCGCGTCGCTGGTCCTGGACGCGCGTCGTCGCCTGGGGATGTTGCGCGGTGGAACGCTGCGCGGCGTGGACGTGGTCCGTGATGGCGCCTTTGGAGCCGAGCACGACGCGTTGTGGGAGCGAGTGGCGGCGGCGGTGCCGGTGGCGGTCGTCCGCGACGCCTCCTTCCTGACATGGAAGTACCGCAGCCAGCCCGGCCAGCGATCGGTGACGTTCGACGTGCGACAGGGCGCGCGGCTGCTCGGGACGGTGGCGTACGTCGTGCGCGAGCCCGACAGCGCGTACCGCTACCGCCGCGCGGTGGTCACCGACATCCTCGTCCCGCCGAGCGAGCCGGCGTCGGTCCGGGCGTGCGTCCGGGCGTTGCACGACGTGGCGCGCGAGGACGGCGTCGACCTGGTGTCGGTCGGCCTGCGCCAGCCGGTGATCGAGGCGGAGTTGCGGCGGCAGGGCTATCTCACGCGCCCGCCGCAGAGAGTGTTCCTGGTGGCCGGGCCCGAGGGACATCCGGTGCGCCAGTGGCTGGA
- a CDS encoding class I adenylate-forming enzyme family protein → MNVWLLDRLEYVDPARLALEDDDVSWTYGQLKDRARTAGGVLVRQYGPGRYIVIPMRPGAPSVALLLGVMYAGCTPVPVDPELPPAALQYIVEKSGAVGIVDPARPDLWEDGPSVDLAGRSDMPALVLFTSGTTGHPKGVVVSHANLEHSCSAISEYLDYPQWNSAAVVLPLHYSYGLVSQVLCQLSVGGRVVVFPTMRNPVKVARRVESLGLASFCGVPSTFHALGTIHGMTPIAMPSVRVVCSAGAALDRTRLGVMRDIFPSAVIFNNYGMTEAAPRIAYIRDDDPRFGEATCGKPMRGVEVRVVDPATWQPLPDGEAGMLVVRGPNVTAGYLNDPELTAAAFTPDGFLISGDMAALRDGYIYISGRYDDVFNVGGEKVSPLEVEHAVAQHPAVEQVVVRGVADAQRGAVPVAFVRLRAPVTRRELMASAREHVTPIRIPTRFLEVRGFPMTSNGKVQRRLLTADDPEWVIREIE, encoded by the coding sequence TTGAACGTCTGGCTTCTGGACCGACTCGAGTACGTCGACCCGGCGCGGCTCGCGCTCGAAGACGACGATGTGAGTTGGACGTACGGACAACTGAAGGACCGCGCGCGCACGGCCGGCGGTGTCCTGGTCCGGCAATACGGACCCGGGCGATACATCGTGATCCCGATGCGGCCCGGGGCGCCCTCGGTGGCGCTCCTGCTCGGGGTCATGTACGCCGGCTGCACGCCCGTGCCGGTGGATCCCGAACTGCCACCGGCGGCGCTGCAGTACATCGTCGAGAAGAGCGGGGCGGTGGGCATCGTCGATCCTGCCCGCCCGGACCTGTGGGAGGACGGCCCCTCGGTCGACCTGGCCGGCCGCAGCGACATGCCTGCCCTGGTCCTGTTCACGTCAGGCACGACCGGACACCCGAAGGGCGTCGTGGTGTCGCACGCGAATCTCGAGCACTCCTGCAGCGCGATCAGCGAGTACCTCGACTACCCGCAGTGGAACTCCGCGGCCGTGGTGCTACCGCTGCACTACAGCTACGGCCTGGTGTCGCAGGTCCTCTGCCAGCTCTCGGTCGGGGGGCGGGTCGTCGTCTTCCCGACCATGCGCAATCCCGTGAAGGTGGCGCGGCGAGTGGAGTCGCTCGGTCTGGCCTCGTTCTGCGGCGTGCCCTCGACATTCCATGCGTTGGGCACGATCCACGGGATGACGCCGATCGCGATGCCGTCGGTGCGGGTGGTGTGCTCGGCTGGCGCCGCGCTGGATCGGACGCGGCTCGGGGTGATGCGTGACATCTTCCCGTCGGCGGTGATCTTCAACAACTACGGGATGACCGAGGCGGCCCCCCGGATTGCCTACATTCGCGACGACGATCCGCGCTTCGGGGAAGCGACCTGCGGCAAGCCGATGCGGGGTGTGGAGGTGCGGGTGGTCGATCCCGCGACCTGGCAGCCCCTGCCGGACGGCGAGGCGGGCATGTTGGTCGTGCGCGGCCCGAATGTCACCGCCGGCTACCTGAACGATCCCGAGTTGACGGCTGCCGCCTTCACGCCGGACGGGTTCCTGATCTCGGGCGACATGGCGGCGCTGCGTGACGGCTACATCTACATCAGCGGCCGGTACGACGACGTGTTCAACGTGGGCGGGGAGAAGGTGTCGCCGCTCGAAGTCGAGCACGCGGTCGCCCAGCATCCTGCGGTCGAGCAGGTGGTCGTGCGCGGGGTTGCCGACGCGCAGCGGGGGGCGGTCCCGGTGGCCTTCGTCCGCCTGCGCGCGCCGGTGACGCGCCGGGAACTGATGGCATCGGCGAGGGAGCACGTGACCCCGATCCGCATCCCGACGCGGTTCCTGGAGGTCCGCGGATTCCCGATGACGTCGAACGGTAAAGTGCAGCGGCGGCTGCTCACTGCCGATGATCCGGAGTGGGTCATCAGGGAGATCGAGTGA
- a CDS encoding acyl carrier protein, whose translation MTDTDVSTKLKQLIAHLFKVSVDELSDEVGPGDVSGWDSLGHVTLMVEIQKQFGTHIPVEDAIEVESIADIVRLLEREGSAA comes from the coding sequence ATGACCGACACCGACGTGTCCACGAAGTTGAAGCAGCTGATCGCCCACCTGTTCAAGGTGTCGGTGGACGAACTGTCCGACGAGGTCGGCCCGGGCGACGTGTCCGGCTGGGACTCGCTCGGCCACGTGACGCTGATGGTGGAGATCCAGAAGCAGTTCGGCACGCACATCCCGGTCGAGGACGCGATCGAGGTCGAGTCGATCGCCGACATCGTCAGGCTGCTCGAGCGCGAGGGGTCTGCTGCGTGA